The genomic interval AAAACCCCGAAAAGCAGAAAAAATCGAAGCCGGTGACGCCATCTGGGTGCCCGAAAAACCCTATCAGGATACCTGGGCACTATCAAAGGATATCATCCTTATTCTCGGCTCTATCGGTACGCTTTTAATGTCGTATATTACTATTTCCACTGCTATCCAGGATTGACGGTCCATGGGCAAAAAGAAAAAACTCTCCGCCCTTCCGGGAGCGTGCGGTATCTTTTTACTCTTGTTATCCTGTGCAACTGTGCCGCGCTACAACCGTAAACCAACCTGCGGTACCGCGCAAAATCAGCCCCTTCCAAACAACCCGAAAAAATCACCTTCGGCAAACACGAAAGGTACCGCATCGTATTACGGCAAAAAATTCCACGGAAAAAAAACGGCAAACGGCGAGCGTTTTGATATGCACGCCCTCACTGCGGCCCATAAAACCCTTCCCTTTAACACACGAGTGAAAGTAACAAATTTTAATAACAATCGATCGGTAATTGTTCGGATAAACGACAGGGGGCCCTTTAAAAAAGGCCGCATTATCGATTTATCACGGGGTGCTGCAAAAAAAATAGGCCTGATACAGACCGGCGCCGCACCAGTCAGGCTCGAGATACTGCCATGAGAGTTTTGCCTGTTTTTCATTATTTACCAACCGCAAAAGGCATGCTCAGCAACCGGCTCGCCGGAGAATCTATCTATCCATTCTATGCATCGTTTAAACTGACTTCCCGATGTCATTTCGGGTGCCCTTTTTGCAATGTGAGACATAACCGCACTCCCGACCTTTCGACCCGGGATATTCAACGTATCCTGGACAATCTTTCCCGATCATCAATTCTCATGACCAGTTTTGAAGGCGGCGAGCCGCTGTTGCGTGAAGACATCGGCGAACTGCTGGAGTATGCTTCCCGCTGCAAATTCTATCTTCTCTTTACCACC from Chitinivibrionales bacterium carries:
- a CDS encoding radical SAM protein: MRVLPVFHYLPTAKGMLSNRLAGESIYPFYASFKLTSRCHFGCPFCNVRHNRTPDLSTRDIQRILDNLSRSSILMTSFEGGEPLLREDIGELLEYASRCKFYLLFTTSVRNLLEYPLHTYARYIDFFHVSIDEGHNNLDMYDLLPELTKLPTQVSVQVVVTRDTVDALEKKVAQC
- a CDS encoding septal ring lytic transglycosylase RlpA family protein; amino-acid sequence: MGKKKKLSALPGACGIFLLLLSCATVPRYNRKPTCGTAQNQPLPNNPKKSPSANTKGTASYYGKKFHGKKTANGERFDMHALTAAHKTLPFNTRVKVTNFNNNRSVIVRINDRGPFKKGRIIDLSRGAAKKIGLIQTGAAPVRLEILP